A DNA window from Anastrepha ludens isolate Willacy chromosome 6, idAnaLude1.1, whole genome shotgun sequence contains the following coding sequences:
- the LOC128866154 gene encoding zinc finger protein 33A, which yields MTNFQVCRCCLRENPASTYAIFDTITVLGVDNNDCDVFEFGESLCAALLTCSPNLHLAPGDGLPEVICDHCFLRVRDTLAFRRRCEESERELKRRYADTERAIEEALHLVNLLDTKGQQVADDLGCAVGLQLTGELGPNELAMLDDILQLEEYSLEHVPDSEISTKKQGSKALIHRTVKDLRLLNNDTETVGDRLQTFTNTVENGADQEGQPASPQHTHTDSSASNTDCSSVNARDNTPRSRHPCPECEKKFTRKFQLKLHMISVHKLGDGLQYECDVCYKTFASRHSLSYHQRSVHSDERPFACSHCDRRFVLRTQLSSHLRIHTGEAKPRNFECLECGKRWPTKSVLRTHMRTHVTVQERPFKCDQCTKAFFTRGHLNSHLLVHSGEKPFACPTCGKSYQCVGNLNNHMARQHDFERSAVRGRSATSENTEL from the exons ATGACGAATTTTCAAGTTTGTCGGTGTTGTTTGCGGGAGAATCCCGCTAGCACCTATGCCATTTTCGATACAATAACGGTTTTGGGTGTTGATAACAATGACTGTGACGTCTTCGAATTTGGTGAAAGTTTGTGTGCTGCTTTGCTTACCTGCTCGCCCAACCTGCACCTTGCGCCCGGCGATGGACTGCCGGAGGTGATTTGTGACCATTGTTTTTTGCGTGTGCGTGACACCTTAGCGTTCAGACGACGTTGCGAGGAGAGTGAACGAGAGCTGAAACGTCGTTACGCAGATACGGAACGTGCCATCGAAGAAGCACTACATCTTGTCAATTTGCTCGATACTAAGGGTCAGCAAGTAGCGGATGATTTGGGGTGTGCGGTTGGTCTGCAGCTGACAGGCGAATTGG GTCCAAATGAGCTTGCTATGTTGGATGACATCTTGCAATTGGAAGAGTACAGTCTTGAACATGTGCCGGATAGTGAAATTTCTACAAAGAAACAAGGCAGTAAAGCACTCATACACCGCACCGTTAAGGATCTGCGTCTACTGAACAACGATACAGAAACTGTAGGTGACAGATTGCAGACATTCACAAACACTGTAGAGAATGGCGCAGACCAAGAAGGCCAACCAGCTAGTCCACAACACACTCACACGGATAGTTCAGCCTCTAACACTGACTGCTCGTCGGTGAATGCTCGCGATAATACACCCAGATCGCGGCATCCTTGCCCCGAATGTGAAAAGAAATTCACACGAAAATTCCAACTCAAACTGCACATGATCTCGGTTCATAAGCTCGGCGATGGTCTGCAGTATGAATGCGACGTATGTTACAAGACTTTCGCGTCACGTCACAGTCTAAGCTATCATCAGCGTTCCGTGCATTCGGATGAACGTCCATTTGCGTGTTCGCATTGTGATCGTCGTTTCGTTTTACGTACGCAACTCTCTTCACATTTGCGCATCCACACTGGTGAAGCGAAACCGCGTAACTTCGAGTGTCTTGAGTGTGGCAAGCGTTGGCCCACCAAATCGGTATTACGCACTCATATGCGCACACATGTAACGGTACAGGAGCGTCCCTTCAAGTGTGATCAGTGCACAAAGGCATTCTTCACACGAGGCCATCTCAACTCTCATCTACTGGTGCATAGCGGCGAGAAGCCATTTGCGTGCCCCACATGCGGTAAGTCGTACCAATGCGTGGGCAATCTGAATAATCATATGGCACGGCAGCATGATTTTGAACGCAGCGCGGTACGTGGACGTAGTGCGACTTCGGAGAACACTGAGCTATAG